A single Vespula vulgaris chromosome 3, iyVesVulg1.1, whole genome shotgun sequence DNA region contains:
- the LOC127062358 gene encoding endoribonuclease LACTB2, with product MRKRMTTRLTSLPLVSKISNKIIRILGCNPGPMTLQGTNTYLVGTGTRRALIDTGDTETSAEYIKLLKNVLVEENATIEHVIVTHWHHDHIGGINSVQELLTTKSNSNPPIIWKLPTYEALQATPDLLKQCKSLKDEQIIEVEGAKIQVKHTPGHTTDHACLLLKDEHSLFSGDCILGEGTAVFEDLYDYMISLQKILNIKPSVIYPGHGPIIEDPIPRIEYYIQHRKQREEQIVNVLKENSNSSFMSEMDIVQIIYKDTPKNLWPAAAHNVMHHLQKLLKETKVIGKEGEWKISENIKFNA from the exons ATGCGAAAAAGAATGACGACGCGGTTAACATCTTTGCCTTTAGTatctaaaatttcaaataaaatcattcgGATTCTTGGCTGTAATCCTGGTCCTATGACACTTCAAGGCACAAATACATATCTTGTTGGTACAGGAACAAG gCGTGCATTAATTGATACAGGAGACACAGAAACATCAGCCgagtatattaaattattgaaaaatgtacTTGTAGAAGAAAATGCTACGATCGAGCATGTGATAGTCACACACTGGCATCACGATCATATCGGTGGTATAAATTCTGTTCAAGAATTATTGACAACAAAGTCTAATAGCAATCCACCAATAATATGGAAATTACCTACATATGAAGCACTTCAAGCAACACCCGATCTTTTAAAACAATGTAAATCATTAAAAGATGAACAAATAATTGAAGTAGAAGGAGCAAAAATACAAGTGAAACATACACCTGGACATACAACGGATCATGCATGTCTATTATTAAAGGATGAACATAGTTTGTTTAGTGGCGATTGCATCTTGGGTGAAGGCACCGCTGTATTTGAagatttatatgattatatgatttctttacaaaaaattttgaatataaaaccATCTGTAATTTATCCTGGACATGGCCCTATAATAGAAGATCCTATTCCACGTATTGAGTATTATATTCAGCATCGAAAACAAAGGGAAGAACAAATTGTAAatgttttaaaagaaaatagcaaTTCTAGTTTCATGTCAGAAATGGATAttgtacaaattatatataag gACACTCCAAAAAACCTTTGGCCTGCAGCAGCACATAATGTAATGCatcatttacaaaaattactaaaagaaacaaaagtaatAGGCAAAGAGGGTGAATGGAAAATTTCAGAAAACATAAAGTTCAATGCATAA